In one window of Saprospiraceae bacterium DNA:
- a CDS encoding SPOR domain-containing protein: MHLFSYKILEMKDTVKILLYVLLVLLVGAIVFMIYKRSQAPAEDILPAAEMADSLFMDQHHAPGTALTGEDSMILDLTGQLPSQVGAPAESQTPEPAPQSGTGVDYTQKEVKTEPQAAVNTDPKAQKVADKPATTETKTKAEEKTKSSATSTKAASKPAASKPETSKSKASAAGFYVVCGSFIKGENADDQVKKLKKMGYSGAHRKVFGSSEYYSAVAGSYNSRAEAEKIVAKLESKGEKAFLKAK; this comes from the coding sequence TTGCATTTATTCTCATATAAAATTTTAGAAATGAAAGATACCGTTAAAATATTGCTCTACGTGCTCCTGGTTCTTTTAGTGGGCGCGATTGTTTTCATGATCTACAAAAGAAGTCAGGCACCAGCTGAAGATATTTTGCCTGCCGCTGAAATGGCAGACAGCCTGTTTATGGACCAACACCACGCGCCCGGCACGGCCTTGACGGGTGAAGACAGCATGATCCTCGATTTGACGGGACAGTTGCCATCTCAGGTGGGAGCACCAGCAGAAAGCCAAACACCGGAACCCGCGCCACAATCGGGAACTGGAGTGGACTATACACAAAAAGAAGTAAAAACCGAACCACAGGCAGCAGTCAACACCGACCCGAAAGCCCAGAAAGTCGCTGATAAGCCTGCGACGACGGAAACCAAAACCAAAGCCGAAGAAAAAACAAAATCATCTGCGACTTCTACAAAAGCTGCATCGAAGCCTGCAGCATCCAAACCGGAGACCAGTAAGTCCAAAGCAAGTGCTGCCGGATTTTATGTGGTATGCGGTAGTTTCATCAAGGGAGAAAATGCAGACGACCAGGTGAAGAAGCTCAAGAAGATGGGTTATTCAGGCGCGCACCGGAAGGTCTTTGGTTCATCTGAATATTACTCGGCGGTAGCCGGATCTTACAATTCGAGAGCAGAAGCCGAGAAGATCGTGGCAAAACTCGAAAGCAAGGGAGAAAAAGCATTTTTAAAAGCGAAATAA
- a CDS encoding SOS response-associated peptidase — MCGRGSLTRVESELEERFDATFYSEDLERYNPLPSFNIAPTHWHPVVPMSDKQHFRYFKWGLIPFWAKEASIGSKMINARAETLDEKPSFKTALQKRRCLVPMDGFYEWKKDASGKRHPYRICRKDRDVFFMAGLFDQWKNPEGILIPSFTIITCAANEMMKPLHDRMPVMLLPEEEKLWLEEQWSMDQLHAFLKPFPDEWMEAYPVSERVNNVRNNDSDLVICQNID, encoded by the coding sequence ATGTGTGGCCGGGGTTCGCTCACGCGTGTCGAATCTGAACTCGAAGAACGGTTTGATGCGACTTTTTATTCCGAAGATCTCGAGCGCTACAATCCGCTACCCAGCTTTAATATTGCACCAACCCACTGGCATCCCGTGGTACCGATGTCGGATAAACAACATTTTCGATATTTCAAATGGGGATTGATTCCGTTTTGGGCCAAGGAAGCATCGATAGGTTCGAAGATGATCAATGCAAGAGCCGAGACCCTGGATGAAAAGCCCAGTTTCAAAACAGCCCTGCAAAAACGAAGATGCCTCGTGCCCATGGATGGATTTTACGAATGGAAAAAAGATGCATCCGGTAAAAGACATCCTTACCGGATCTGTCGCAAAGACCGCGATGTTTTTTTCATGGCCGGACTTTTTGACCAGTGGAAGAATCCCGAAGGAATTCTCATTCCGAGTTTTACGATCATTACCTGTGCTGCAAATGAAATGATGAAGCCACTTCACGACCGCATGCCGGTGATGTTGTTGCCCGAAGAGGAAAAGCTTTGGCTGGAAGAACAATGGAGTATGGATCAGCTCCATGCCTTCTTAAAACCTTTTCCCGATGAATGGATGGAGGCCTATCCGGTGTCGGAGCGGGTGAACAATGTAAGGAATAATGATTCTGATCTTGTAATTTGTCAAAATATTGACTGA